CCAACTTTGCCTCTGATTTGCCACGTGCATTTGTTTTAATTGTGCTTAAAATGATAGTTCGTCGCAGATTTTGCTCAGGGAGGTTAGCATGTTCCATCATTCAAAAATAATGGTTTGGTATCAAGTGGCGAGTCAGAAAGTGGTTTTAGGAGAAGCACTTAGCGATGATAACCAAGACGTTATTTCTATGTGGCTCCATGCTCCGGAAGAAAAAAATCAAGAAAATTCATTAGGCTATCGCTTGTCTTTGTTTGATGACGACGGACGAGAGATTGCCGACAAAGCAGTGTCAATGTTGACTGCCGATGAGTTCTTATCCGGTATTCAGATTCGTGCCTAAATAGTAAAATAAAACCCGGCATAGCGAGCCGGGCTTTATGTTGAGTGCATAGTTATGCGCTTTTTTCTTTTAGAGTGTAATGGACGTCTTCGATTTCGATGTCTGACTTAGCTTTACTGATACAGGGTAAAATTTCGCCACTCTGAGTATACGCCATCGCAAAACCAACGTATTCCACCTCACCTTTGACCAGCTTGCAACGACAAGCGCCGCAGTGCCCATCTCGGCAATTGTATTCAGGCTCAATCCCTGCTTTTTCCATTGTTTCCAGAATGGTATTGGAAGGGTTAGACTGAATCGCAGTGGTTCCATTGATTTTTATGTTGGGCATTACAGTTCGAAATCCTTAAAGTCATCTGCACGTACGTCACTATCGATCTGACCGACTAGGTAAGATGATATTTCCGCTTCTTGTGGTGCAACTTGTACGTTATCTGAAGATAACCAAGCGTTGATCCATGGAATAGGGTTAGACGTTGCTTCTGGATACGCTGCATCAAGGCCGACTGCCTGCATACGGATGTTAGTGATGTATTCAACATACTGACAAAGAATGTCTTTGTTGAGACCGATCATAGAGCCATCTTTGAACAGGTATTCTGCCCATTCTTTCTCTTGTTCAGCTGCGGCTTTGAATAAATCAAAACATTCCTGTTTGCACTCTTCAGCAATTTGCATGAAGGAAAAATCGTCCTGACCATTACGCAGCAGATTAATCATGTGCTGTGTACCTGTTAGATGCAGCGCTTCATCACGAGCTATGAGCTTAATGATTTTCGCGTTGCCTTCCATAAGTTCACGCTCTGCAAAGGCAAATGAACACGCGAAACTGACATAGAAACGAATCGCTTCTAGGGCGTTTACAGACATCAGACACACGTAAAGCTTTTTCTTGAGGTCGTGAAGTGACACCTTCACTTCTTTACCATTGATTGTCTGTGTCCCTTCACCGTAGCGATGATAGTCATTCGTCATTTGAATCAGATCATCGTAGTAGTGTGAAATGTCTTCAGCACGTTTCAAAATGTGCTCGTTTTCTACGATGTCATCAAACACCAAACCAGGGTCATTCACGATGTTACGGATGATATGGGTGTACGAACGCGAGTGAATTGTTTCGGAAAACGACCACGTTTCAATCCACGTCTCTACCTCTGGTAGCGATACCAAAGGAAGTAGAGCAACGTTTGGGCTACGACCCTGGATGGAGTCTAGCAATGTTTGGTACTTCAAGTTAGAAATGAAAATATGTTTTTCATGTTCTGGTAGTTTGTTGAAGTCGATGCGATCACTTGATACGTCAACTTCTTCTGGACGCCAGAAGAAAGACAGTTGTTTCTCGATCAGTTTTTCAAAGATCTCGAATTTTTGCTGGTCGTAACGAGCGACGTTGACTGACTGACCTAAGAACATTGGTTCTTTCAGTTGGTCATTTTTGTTTCG
This window of the Vibrio neptunius genome carries:
- a CDS encoding 2Fe-2S iron-sulfur cluster binding domain-containing protein — protein: MPNIKINGTTAIQSNPSNTILETMEKAGIEPEYNCRDGHCGACRCKLVKGEVEYVGFAMAYTQSGEILPCISKAKSDIEIEDVHYTLKEKSA
- the nrdB gene encoding ribonucleotide-diphosphate reductase subunit beta — its product is MAYSTFNRNKNDQLKEPMFLGQSVNVARYDQQKFEIFEKLIEKQLSFFWRPEEVDVSSDRIDFNKLPEHEKHIFISNLKYQTLLDSIQGRSPNVALLPLVSLPEVETWIETWSFSETIHSRSYTHIIRNIVNDPGLVFDDIVENEHILKRAEDISHYYDDLIQMTNDYHRYGEGTQTINGKEVKVSLHDLKKKLYVCLMSVNALEAIRFYVSFACSFAFAERELMEGNAKIIKLIARDEALHLTGTQHMINLLRNGQDDFSFMQIAEECKQECFDLFKAAAEQEKEWAEYLFKDGSMIGLNKDILCQYVEYITNIRMQAVGLDAAYPEATSNPIPWINAWLSSDNVQVAPQEAEISSYLVGQIDSDVRADDFKDFEL